The Candidatus Deferrimicrobiaceae bacterium genomic sequence CCCGAGACGATCACGTTGGCGCCGGCCGAGATGACCGTGCCGACGTTGTCGGGCTTGATGCCGCCGTCGACCTCGATGTCGACCTGCAGCCCCGCCCGGTCGATCATCGTGCGCAGCCGGTCGATCTTGGCGGTCACCGCCGGCAGGTAGGCCTGCCCGCCGAAACCGGGGTTGACCGACATGAGCAGGACGAGGTCGACGTCGCCCAGCACGTATTCGACGGCGGAGAGCGGCGTCGAAGGATTGAGCACGGCGCCCGCCTTCGCCCCGGCCTCGCGGATCTGCGCCAGTGCGCGTTGCAGGTGCGGCGTGGCCTCGGCGTGGACCGTGATGATGTCGGCGCCCGCCGAAGCGAAGGCGTCGATGTAGCGCTCGGGCTCGACGATCATCAGGTGGACGTCGAGCGGGCGCGTCGCGGTTTTCTTGATGGCGGCCACGACGGGCGGGCCGAAGGTGATGTTGGGGACGAAGCGGCCGTCCATCACGTCGAGATGGAGCCAGTCGGCGCCGGCGGCCTCGATCGCGCGGACCTCGTCGGCCAGCTGCCCGAAGTCGGCGGACAGGAGCGACGGGGCGATGCGATATTTCATGGCGTTTTAGTCCTTTCGCAGCAGCGCGGCGAAAAAGCCGTCGGTGCCGTGCCGGTGGGGGTAGAGCCGCACCGAGCCGTCTTCGCCGACTGCGTCCTGGGGACCCGGCCAGCCGCGAGCGAGGATGATCCCGCGCCCGATGCGCGTCGCGCCCGTGTCGGCGACAAACGCCTCGACGACCTGCTCGTCCTCCTCGCGCAACGGCGAGCAGGTGCAGTAGAGCAGCATCCCGCCGGGCTTGAGGGCGGTCCAGACGTTGCGGAGGATCGAAAGCTGCAACACAGCCATACGGGCGGGGCCTTCCGGATCGAATCGCCACTTGGCGTCGGGGTTGCGGCGGATGATGCCCATGCCGGTGCACGGCGCATCGACCAGCGCCTTGTCGAACCGGCCCTCGGAGCCCGGAAGCGCGGCCGACGCCCAGTCGTGGATGCACGTTTCGACGCCCGGGACGCGCAGCTGCTCGATCGTCTCGCGCAGGATCGACACGCGCGCCTCGGAGACGTCGGTCGCCGTGATCGACGCCTTGCCGCCGGACAGCCCCGAAAGGTGCGCGGTCTTGCCGCCGGGGGCGGCGCAGGCGTCGAGGATCGCATCGCCCGCGGAGGGGTGGAGCAGCGGCGCGATCAGCTGCGCCCCTTCGTCCATGACGAGGTAGCGCCCCTGCCGGAAATCGGTGTCGGTGTGGATGGCGGACGGGCTGCGCAGCACGATGCCGTCGGGCGCGTACCGGCACGGCTCGGGCTCGCGCCCCGACTCGGCCAGGTGCGCCATCAAGGCGTCGAGGGTGAGGCCGAACGGATTGGCGCGCACGGTGAAAGGCGGCTTCTCGAGGGCGGCGGCAAGGTAAGCGGTTGCCTCGGGCCCGCCCATCGTGCGCATCAGGGCGGTAGCCAGCGCCTCGGGCGCGGAGCATTCGGCGCCCACGCGCGCGGCCCACGGCCCTTCGGGCAGCTTGACGCGCGTGCCGTCGCGCAGCACGGATCTGAGCACGCCGTTGGCGAAGCCCGCGACCTGCTCGCCCCGCAGCGCCTTGACCGCCTCGACCGTCTCGAACAGCGCCGCCCGCTCGGGAACCCGCATGTACATGAGCTGGTAGACGGCCAGCCGCAGCGCGTTGCGCACGGACGGGTCGGTCTTTTCGAGGGAGCGCGAGAGGTGGGGGCGCAATACCGTGTCGAGCGTGCCGCGGCGCCGCAGCGTGCCCATCACGAGCTCGGTGAGCAGCGCACGGTCGCGCATGTCGGGAAAGGTGCCGGTGCGCAGCGCGTGGTCGATCAGGATGTCGGCGTACCCTCCGTCGGAATCGACGCGCGCCAGGATGCGGATCGCCTCGCCGCGCACGGTGGGACGGCCCGACTTGACGCCCGGCGCGTTGGGGTTGAACGGCTGGACCGCCGCGGGACGCTTGGCGGGACGGACGCCCCGCGCGGCCGGTTTCCCGGACGCGGGCGGGCGAGGCAATTTTCCGGGCTGACGGGGGTCTTTGCTGCCGGGGCGGTTGCTCATCTTCAGGCCAGCCGGTCGCCGGGCTTGATCTGCCGGCCGAGGGCCCATGCGGCGGAATCCATCGGCTTGCCCCCTTCGGGCTGGACGGTGTCGAGCCGCAAGGAACCGCTTCCGCAGGCGACAACCACGCCGCCCTTCCCCGCGGAGAGGATCTCTCCCGGCGCCCCAGCGCAACCCTCCTCGGCGGCCACCGTCACGGCGATCAACTTGAGCCCCTTGCCGCCGTGCTCCGCGGTCACGGAGGGCCACGGCGTCAGCCCCCGCACGAGGTTGCGGAGATCGCGGGCGGAACGCGACCAGTCGGCCTTCCCGTGCTCCTTCCGGAGCATCGGCGCCGTCGTCGCCAGCGCGTCGTCCTGGGGGATCGCCACGAGCTTGTCGTCATGGAGCATCTGCAACGCCTCGCGCAGCGCCTGCGCGCCCAGCTCGGCCAGCCGCGGGTAGATCGTCTCGGCCGTGTCGTCGTCGCCGATGGGCAGCTCGCGGACGTGCAGGATGGGGCCCGTATCCATACCGGCGTCCATCTTCATGATCGTGACGCCGGACACCGTCTCGCCCCGCGCGACCGCCCAGTTGATCGGCGCGGCGCCCCGGTAGCGGGGGAGAAGCGAGGCGTGGACGTTGATGCAACCGTATTTCGGAATGTCGAGGATCGACTGCGGGAGGATGTGGCCGTAGGCGGCGACGACGATCAGGTCTGGCTTTTCCTCGGCGAAGCGCGCGACCGCATCGGGGTTGCGCGCCTTCTCGGGCTGGAAGACGGGAATGCCCAGCCGCTGCGCCTCGGCCTTGACCGGCGTCGGGGCGATCACGTTGCCCCGGCCGGCGGGGCGGTCGGGGTTGGTCGCGACGAGCGTGACGTTCTCGGCGTCGGCGAGCGCCCGAAGCGAGGGCACCGCGAACGCGGGCGTGCCCATGAAGATGGTCTTGAAGATCGGCTGGAAGAGAAACATCCGGGGGCGCGCTATCGTTCTTCAGCGGCCGGCCGAAGCGGCCAGGCGGCTGATGAACAGCACCCCGTCGAGGTGGTCGATCTCGTGCTGGAGGGCGCGCGCCAGGAAATCGCGGGCGCGGAAGCGGACCGGGTCGCCCGACGCGTCGAGCGCCTTGACCTCGACCTCTTCGGCCCGGGCGACGATCCCCTCGACGCCGGGAACGCTCAGGCACCCTTCGACGTCCTCGACGCGGCCGACCCGGTCGACGATCTCGGGATTGACCAGCGCGAAAGCGGGGTGCTCCTTCTCGACCGCCGACACGTCGACTACGATGACGCGCAAGCCCACGCCGATCTGCGGGGCGGCCAGGCCGACGCCGTGCGACTCGTACATCGTCTCGAACATGTCGTCGATCAACCGGCGAACGCCGCTGTCGACGGAAGGGACGGGGGCGGACTTCTTTTCGAGAAACGGATCAGGATATGTGAGGATGGATCGTATCATCGTTGACGGCCCTTTTCGGCGGATAGAAGCGGATGACGTTCTTTCCGCTCTCTTTTCCCCAGTATAGCGCCCGGTCCGCATTGCCGACAAGCGTATCGGCGGTGAGGTCGACGCCCGGGCCGGCCGAGGCCACGCCGAACGTGGCGGTCAGCTTGACCGGATTGCCGTCGGCGTCGTACGCCTTCTGGGTCAGGAGTCGTTGCGCCCGCTGCGCGGCATTGAGCGCCTGCTCGCGGTCGGTGTCGACCAGGATCCAGGCGAACTCGTCCCCGCCCAGCCGCGCCATCGCGTCGTACGCCCGGCGCCCCTGGTCGAGCGCCTCGCCGAACTGCCGGATCACCGCATCGCCCACCGGCTGGCCGTGCGCCTCGTTGACGTTGCGGAAGTCGTCGATGTCGACGATGATGCAGGAGAGGGGACGCCCGATCCGGCGCGCCATCTCGAGGTTACGTTGCAGGTCGCTCGTGAACTGCCGGCGGTTGGGCAGGCCGGTGAGCTCGTCGACCCCCGCCCGGTCGCCGATCTCGCGCGTGCGCAGCTCGAGCGACCGGTACATGGCCGAAAGCCGCAGCATCGGCCGCACATGGTTGGCGAGCGTCTCGGGATCCTCGTCGGCCATCAGCAGCAGGTCGGCGCCCGCCTCGCGGAACAGCTGCTCCTTCTGGCGGGCGTTGTGGCCGCCGACCAGCACGACCGGTACGCCCGAGGCGCCCCGTCGGGCCCGGAACCGGTTCAGAAGGTCGAGTTCTTCTTCAACCTGGCCGTATTCGCCGAGGACGACCCCGACGAGCCCGTCGACGGGAAATTCGGGATCGACCAGCCGGGCCCAGGATGCCGCGCGCTCGACGTGGTAGCCCGAATCCCCGACGAGTCCGGCGATCCGGTTCAAGGCGGGCCAAATCGGGCGGGCAACCAGTACGGCGCGTTCCAAGGGAGGGTTCCTCTTCTTGCCTGGGGTCGGCAGTCCCATTATTATTGATAAATAAAACAGAAAAGGATACGGCTTTTTCGATGAAATCTACCCGTTTCGCCGCCGTCGCACTCGCAGGGATCGCGCTGTCCGCCCTGGCCCTCGCCGCGTTCGCCGACCCCGACGACACCGCGTCTAAACATCGCGTTGCCTTCCGGCATCTTCCCCCGGGGGAATTCCTCATCTACCTGCCCGAGAAATACGCCGCCTGCATCCCGTGCCACCCGAGACCCGTTTTCGAGGACGAGGATTTCAACGTCGAGACCAACTGGCGCGACACGACGATGGGC encodes the following:
- a CDS encoding GGDEF domain-containing protein, with the translated sequence MERAVLVARPIWPALNRIAGLVGDSGYHVERAASWARLVDPEFPVDGLVGVVLGEYGQVEEELDLLNRFRARRGASGVPVVLVGGHNARQKEQLFREAGADLLLMADEDPETLANHVRPMLRLSAMYRSLELRTREIGDRAGVDELTGLPNRRQFTSDLQRNLEMARRIGRPLSCIIVDIDDFRNVNEAHGQPVGDAVIRQFGEALDQGRRAYDAMARLGGDEFAWILVDTDREQALNAAQRAQRLLTQKAYDADGNPVKLTATFGVASAGPGVDLTADTLVGNADRALYWGKESGKNVIRFYPPKRAVNDDTIHPHIS
- the fmt gene encoding methionyl-tRNA formyltransferase; its protein translation is MFLFQPIFKTIFMGTPAFAVPSLRALADAENVTLVATNPDRPAGRGNVIAPTPVKAEAQRLGIPVFQPEKARNPDAVARFAEEKPDLIVVAAYGHILPQSILDIPKYGCINVHASLLPRYRGAAPINWAVARGETVSGVTIMKMDAGMDTGPILHVRELPIGDDDTAETIYPRLAELGAQALREALQMLHDDKLVAIPQDDALATTAPMLRKEHGKADWSRSARDLRNLVRGLTPWPSVTAEHGGKGLKLIAVTVAAEEGCAGAPGEILSAGKGGVVVACGSGSLRLDTVQPEGGKPMDSAAWALGRQIKPGDRLA
- the rsmB gene encoding 16S rRNA (cytosine(967)-C(5))-methyltransferase RsmB, encoding MSNRPGSKDPRQPGKLPRPPASGKPAARGVRPAKRPAAVQPFNPNAPGVKSGRPTVRGEAIRILARVDSDGGYADILIDHALRTGTFPDMRDRALLTELVMGTLRRRGTLDTVLRPHLSRSLEKTDPSVRNALRLAVYQLMYMRVPERAALFETVEAVKALRGEQVAGFANGVLRSVLRDGTRVKLPEGPWAARVGAECSAPEALATALMRTMGGPEATAYLAAALEKPPFTVRANPFGLTLDALMAHLAESGREPEPCRYAPDGIVLRSPSAIHTDTDFRQGRYLVMDEGAQLIAPLLHPSAGDAILDACAAPGGKTAHLSGLSGGKASITATDVSEARVSILRETIEQLRVPGVETCIHDWASAALPGSEGRFDKALVDAPCTGMGIIRRNPDAKWRFDPEGPARMAVLQLSILRNVWTALKPGGMLLYCTCSPLREEDEQVVEAFVADTGATRIGRGIILARGWPGPQDAVGEDGSVRLYPHRHGTDGFFAALLRKD
- the rpe gene encoding ribulose-phosphate 3-epimerase translates to MKYRIAPSLLSADFGQLADEVRAIEAAGADWLHLDVMDGRFVPNITFGPPVVAAIKKTATRPLDVHLMIVEPERYIDAFASAGADIITVHAEATPHLQRALAQIREAGAKAGAVLNPSTPLSAVEYVLGDVDLVLLMSVNPGFGGQAYLPAVTAKIDRLRTMIDRAGLQVDIEVDGGIKPDNVGTVISAGANVIVSGSGIFGNGNYAAAIAKMRKNIATAASGIPV
- the def gene encoding peptide deformylase encodes the protein MIRSILTYPDPFLEKKSAPVPSVDSGVRRLIDDMFETMYESHGVGLAAPQIGVGLRVIVVDVSAVEKEHPAFALVNPEIVDRVGRVEDVEGCLSVPGVEGIVARAEEVEVKALDASGDPVRFRARDFLARALQHEIDHLDGVLFISRLAASAGR